A single region of the Microlunatus panaciterrae genome encodes:
- a CDS encoding sensor histidine kinase produces the protein MCPEEVSGGARARLRLARPGVWVTAAGWVVGLIVTAMILWSPYLSSGFRSPSLHLMLDTADACIALLVAYLVHARFARRYCWQDGLLAQGLVLLAVAGFGLGTATEALPGVRGGTLDIWLPLAVRLSGALLILVAALVADRRIRHPLAHRHAWLLPSAIVLLASSVLWSVRSNLPVAFDSASIQGSAGHPLLTAHPALLVAQAFSAACFLIASIAFTFQSARRDDELLRWLGPAFALVGFARVNYLLFPSLYTDWLYTGDLLRTGCYLLLLVGAGRELKAYWTSQSRAAVLEDRRRLARELHDGVIQEIGFIRAESFALPADLPAGDRIIAACDRGLDEARAAVQALGRPADEPLGFVLHRAARELAERYQVDLEVEVDDSISVQPDQQHALMRITREAVSNAVRHGKAGRVHVTLSRTGDCRRLLIQDNGQGFDVGCAVTSAGYGLVSMRDRARNLPGTFDVDGQGGGGSLVTVTW, from the coding sequence ATGTGCCCCGAGGAGGTGTCCGGAGGAGCACGGGCACGCCTGCGGCTGGCCCGCCCCGGCGTCTGGGTGACGGCGGCGGGCTGGGTGGTGGGTCTGATCGTCACGGCGATGATCCTGTGGAGCCCGTACCTGTCGTCGGGCTTTCGCAGCCCGTCGCTGCACCTGATGCTCGACACGGCTGACGCCTGCATCGCCCTGCTCGTCGCTTATCTGGTGCACGCACGCTTCGCCCGCCGCTACTGCTGGCAGGACGGCTTGCTCGCGCAGGGTCTTGTCCTGCTCGCCGTGGCCGGCTTCGGTCTGGGAACCGCCACCGAGGCCCTGCCTGGGGTGCGGGGAGGAACGCTCGACATCTGGCTCCCGCTCGCGGTCCGGCTTTCGGGCGCTCTCCTCATCCTCGTGGCGGCGCTCGTCGCCGATCGGCGGATACGCCATCCCCTCGCACACCGGCATGCGTGGCTGCTGCCGTCGGCCATCGTCCTGCTGGCGTCCTCGGTCCTGTGGAGCGTCCGGTCCAATCTTCCGGTGGCATTCGACAGCGCCTCGATCCAGGGCTCTGCCGGGCATCCGCTGCTGACCGCGCATCCGGCGCTGCTGGTGGCGCAGGCCTTCTCCGCCGCTTGTTTCCTCATCGCTTCTATCGCCTTCACCTTTCAGTCGGCCCGCCGCGACGACGAGTTGCTGCGCTGGCTCGGTCCGGCCTTCGCCCTCGTGGGCTTCGCCCGCGTCAACTATCTGCTCTTTCCCTCGCTCTATACCGACTGGTTGTACACGGGCGACCTGCTGCGCACCGGCTGCTACCTGCTGCTCCTGGTTGGGGCCGGCCGTGAACTCAAGGCGTACTGGACGTCTCAGTCGCGGGCCGCCGTGCTCGAGGACCGGCGCCGGCTGGCCCGTGAGTTGCACGACGGGGTGATTCAGGAGATCGGCTTCATCCGTGCGGAGAGCTTCGCGCTGCCGGCCGACCTGCCGGCGGGTGATCGCATCATCGCCGCTTGCGATCGCGGGTTGGACGAGGCGAGGGCGGCGGTCCAGGCCCTGGGCCGCCCCGCGGACGAACCGCTGGGCTTCGTGCTTCACCGGGCGGCGCGGGAGTTAGCCGAGCGCTACCAAGTTGACCTCGAAGTGGAGGTCGACGACTCCATCAGCGTCCAACCCGATCAGCAGCACGCCTTGATGCGCATCACCCGCGAAGCGGTTTCGAATGCAGTCCGCCACGGCAAGGCGGGGCGGGTTCACGTCACACTCAGCCGAACAGGCGACTGCCGGCGCCTTCTCATCCAGGACAACGGGCAGGGCTTTGATGTCGGGTGTGCGGTGACGAGCGCCGGATATGGCCTCGTCAGCATGCGGGACCGGGCCCGGAATCTACCGGGGACCTTCGACGTCGACGGCCAAGGTGGAGGGGGAAGTCTTGTGACGGTGACGTGGTGA
- a CDS encoding response regulator, giving the protein MTGKPIRLVMADDNARVRGQIRLALEAGGCEVCAEGANAEEAIALVMQHRPEVVLLDIHMPGNGIRAAQQISRSLPQTAIVMLTQSNEDDDLFDSLRAGASGYLLKDADPATLPAALRGVLAGEAAMPPRLVTRILQEFRGPSRRRFLRKSAAADKLSAREWEVMEMLSQGHSTEEAAGRLFVSPTTVRVHVSAVLRKLRVKDRETAFGLLSGRDDPLAGE; this is encoded by the coding sequence GTGACGGGGAAGCCGATACGGCTGGTGATGGCCGACGACAACGCCCGGGTCCGGGGCCAGATCCGTCTGGCGCTCGAGGCAGGTGGCTGCGAGGTCTGTGCGGAGGGGGCCAATGCGGAGGAGGCAATCGCGCTCGTGATGCAGCATCGGCCCGAGGTCGTGCTCCTGGACATCCACATGCCGGGCAACGGGATTCGGGCCGCCCAGCAGATCAGCCGCAGCCTGCCGCAGACCGCCATCGTGATGCTGACTCAGTCGAACGAGGATGACGACCTCTTCGACTCCCTTCGTGCGGGGGCCTCCGGTTATCTGCTGAAGGACGCCGACCCGGCGACTCTGCCTGCTGCGCTGCGGGGCGTCCTTGCCGGTGAGGCAGCCATGCCGCCCCGGCTGGTGACGCGGATCCTGCAGGAGTTCCGCGGGCCGTCCCGTCGGCGCTTCCTGCGGAAGTCTGCGGCGGCGGACAAGCTCAGCGCGCGGGAATGGGAGGTGATGGAGATGTTGAGCCAGGGTCACTCGACCGAGGAAGCGGCGGGTCGGCTGTTCGTCTCACCCACCACGGTCCGAGTTCACGTCTCTGCCGTGCTGCGCAAGCTGCGGGTCAAGGACAGGGAGACTGCGTTCGGGCTGTTGAGCGGCCGGGATGACCCCCTCGCCGGGGAATAG
- a CDS encoding flavodoxin domain-containing protein, which produces MMAKIFIPYGTTEGQTAKIADYIADVIRHYGHEAELADLNESPDRIPDGYDGVIVGASIHMGEHNKRVVEFVQKNRDTLQRLPSAFFSVSLAAHGDTEEAEGYVEHLEEETAWRPARVGLFGGALLYTHYGFVKRHMMKRIARNKPGHLGTDLSRDYVYTEWDGVTRFAEDFLDYLAAGTATTSG; this is translated from the coding sequence ATGATGGCCAAGATCTTCATCCCTTACGGGACCACCGAAGGGCAAACCGCCAAGATTGCCGACTACATCGCCGACGTGATCCGCCATTACGGCCATGAGGCGGAACTGGCAGACCTCAACGAGTCGCCGGATCGGATACCGGACGGTTACGACGGCGTGATCGTCGGGGCCTCCATCCACATGGGCGAACACAACAAGCGCGTGGTGGAATTCGTGCAGAAGAACCGCGACACCCTCCAGCGGCTCCCGTCGGCGTTCTTCTCCGTCAGCCTCGCCGCTCACGGCGACACCGAGGAGGCTGAGGGGTACGTCGAGCACCTGGAGGAGGAGACGGCGTGGCGTCCGGCGAGGGTCGGTCTGTTCGGTGGTGCCCTCCTTTACACCCATTACGGGTTCGTCAAACGCCACATGATGAAGAGGATCGCTCGGAACAAGCCAGGCCACCTCGGGACAGACCTTTCACGCGACTACGTGTACACCGAGTGGGATGGCGTGACGAGGTTCGCCGAGGATTTCTTGGACTACCTCGCTGCTGGAACGGCCACGACCAGCGGCTAG